A window of Mycolicibacterium madagascariense genomic DNA:
TGCTCGACTTCCCGCTGATGACCGACATGCGCGAACCGCTCACCGCGGAGTTCCACCGGGCCCGCGGCCGCGCCGACCTGCTGCGTCCCGCCAATGCCGACGACATCGCCGGTGACCGCGACGCGCAGCTGGAGTACCGCGACGCCGTGCACGACTACGTGACGGCCTTCGACATCGCCGAGTCCGAGGCGATCCGTCGCCGGCGCAGCGACTTCTCGACCGAGGCACAGGAGCGTTTGGAGCGCGCCCAGCGGCTGCTCCGGGTGGCCGAGGACGACGCCGCGACACCCGACGAGCGACGCAGCGCGTACTCCAAGGCGCGGCACGAGCTCGACGGGCTCGTCGTGCTGCCCGCGGTGACCCGGGCGTCGATCGAACGCCGCATCGCGGGCGAGCTGGAGGCGTGACGGGCCCGCGAGACTGAACCTCGCGACGCAATCGCGCGTATTTCGTCGCGGGATTCAGTCTCGGGCGAGGGCATAGCGCTGCAGCGTCGGCGCCAGCGAGTCGATCAGCTCGGCGCGGGTCATGGCGACGACCGGTGGCAACCGCAGCACGAACCGGCAGAGCGCCATTCCGAGCACCTGGGTGCCGATCAGGCCGGCGCGTCGGGCTGCGTCGTCCGGCACGATCTTCGCGATGGCGGGCAGCAGCTGGCCCGCGAAGATGTCCGTCATGCGTTGCGCCGCTTCGGCATTGGTGGTGGCCGAGCGCAACAGGACGACGAGCGCGTCGTCCTCCTCCCAGCGGTCGAGGAAGTGCTCGACGATCGCGCGGCCGAGGTGTGACGGCTCGACGTCGGAGAGGTCGGGGAAGCGCAGGTCGAATTCGGCGGCAGCGGCGAACAGCTGATCCTTGCTGCCGAAGTAGCGCATGACCATCGACGGGTCGATGTTCGCGTCGGCGGCAATGGCCCGGATCGTCGCGCCGGCGTAGCCGGACTCCGCGAACCGTTCGCGCGCCGCGGTGAGGATGACCGCCCGCGTCCGATCGGCCTTGGTGCCCATGCCAACCACCTTATGCCAACGTCTGTTGACTTTTCCGCCAGGCGCGCGCAGGCTACAAAAGTCAACACGCGTTGGCATCAATGCGAAGGAGAATCCCGTGACCGACACCGACGTACTCATCGTGGGCGCCGGGCCCACCGGCCTGACGTTGGCCGCGGCGTTGCTGCTGCAGGGCGTCTCGGTGACGCTCGTGGACCGTCAGGCCGAGGGGGCCAACACCTCCCGCGCGGCGGGTGTGAACGCGCGAAGCCTGGAGGTCCTCGACCGCATCGACGTGACGCGTCGGCTGGTCAAGGAGGGTGTCGAAGCGCCGCGGTTCACGATCCGCGACCGCGCCGCGACCCTGCTGACGGTCGACTTCAGCGGGCTGGCGACCGATTATCCGTTCACCCTGCTCGTGCCCCAGTCGACGACCGAGCGGCTGTTGCTCGAGCGCGTGCGTGAACTCGGGGGCGACGTGATCCGGCCCAAGACCCTCGTGACCGTCGCCCAGGACGCCGCGCGGGTCACCGCGACGTTCGACGACGGCGACACCGTCTCCGCGCGCTACCTCGTCGGCGCCGACGGCATGCACAGCACCGTCCGCACGCAGGCGGGCATCGGCTTCACCGGCGGGGCCTACGAGCACGAGTTCGTCCTCGCCGACGCGCGGCTGCGCGGGGACGCGCCCACCGACGAAGTTCGCCTGTTCTGGGCCAGCGAAGGGCTGACCGTCGTCGCCCCCCTGCCCGACGGAGCGTTCCGCATCGTCGCCCCGATGGACGGCGCGCCCGAGCACCCCTCGGCGGACCTCGTGCAGCGGCTCCTCGACGACAGGGGGCCCGGCGGCCTCGTGGTCACCGACGTCGTGTGGTCATCCCGGTTCCGCATCCATCACCGCGTCGCCGATGACTACCGGGCGGGGCGCGTCCTGCTGGCGGGCGACGCCGCGCACGTCCACAGCCCCGCGGGCGGGCAGGGCATGAACCTCGGCATTCAGGACGCGATCGCCCTGGCCGATGCGCTGGCCGCGGTACTCGACGGCGCCCCCGACACCCGGCTCGACGACTACGCGGCCACCCGACGCCCCATCGCCGAGCAGGTCGTCGCCCTGACCGACCGGCTGACCAGGCTCGCCACCATTCCCCGCAGCCTGCGTCCGCTGCGAAATGCCTTGCTGGGCTTGGTCGGTCGCATGCCAGCGCTGACGCGGGCTTTGGCGGCACGGCTGTCGGGGTTGGTCTACCGCTGAAGCGGGAACCATGGGGGCATGGGCAGGGCGCGGCTGCGCCAGGTCATCCCACCGAAGGGCTAGCAATGCCGATGCAGACCGTCGAGGCCGACTACCTGGTGGTGGGGGCCGGCGCCATGGGCATGGCGTTCGTCGACACCGTGCTCACCGAGTCCGACGCGACCATCGTCATCGTCGACCGCAACGATCAGCCCGGCGGCCACTGGCTCACCGCCTACCCCTTCGTGCGGCTGCACCAGCCGTCGGCCTACTACGGGGTGAACTCGCGCCCGCTCGGTGCCGACACCATCGACGCGAACGGTTGGAACGCCGGGTTCTACGAACTGGCCGGCGCCGGGGAGATCTGCGCGTACTTCGACGCCGTCATGCGCCAGCAGTTCCTGCCGTCGGGGCGGGTCACCTTCTACCCGATGAGCGAATACCTCGGCGACGGCCGGATCCGCACACTGAACGGCGACGAGGTCGTGGTGAACGTGCGCAAGCGTACGGTCGATGCCACCTATCTCGGGGTCGTCGTCCCCTCGATGCGCCCGCCCGCCTACGACGTCGCGCCTGGCGTCGACTGCATCCCCCCAAATGGCTTGCCCAAGAAGCCCTTTCGCGATCAGTACGTCATCGTCGGCGCGGGCAAGACCGCGTTCGACAGCTGCCTATGGCTGCTGCGCCACGGCATCTCGCCCGACCGGGTGACGTGGATCCGACCGCGCGACAGCTGGCTGCTCGACCGCGCCGCGATCCAACCCGGCATGGTGTTCGCCGAACGCGTCATCTCCGACTTCGCCGCGCAGATGAGGGCGGTGCTCAAGGCCACCTCGACCGACGACCTCTTCGCCCGGCTCGCCGGCGCCGGGTGCCTGCTGCGCATCGACGAGTCGGTGGAGCCCACGATGTACCGCTGCGCCATCGTCTCCGAACTCGAACTGGCCCAGCTGCGGCGGATCGAGGACGTCGTCAGGATGGGCCACGTCGAGGCCATCGAACCGGGTCGCATCGTCCTGGAGCAGGGCAGCGTCGAGACCAGGCCCGACGCGCTCTACGTCGACTGCACCGGCGACGGGCTCGGCAAGCGCCCGCCCGTCGACGTCTTCCAGGCGGGCCACCTCGTGCTGCAGCCCGTGCGGACCTGTCAGCCCGCGTTCAGTGCCGCGGTCATCGGGCACGTCGAGGTCACCAAGACCGACGACGCCGAGCGCAACGCCTACTGCCGACCGGTGCCCCACCCGACGGTCCCCCTCGACTGGCTGACCATGACAAGGACGTTCCACGCCAATCAGCTGCACTGGTTCGCCGATGCCGAGATGATGGCGTGGCTCAGCGGCGCCCGGCTGAACGTCGTCAGCCACCTCAGCAGCCGCACGCCGACGCCGGCGGACATGATCCCGCTCTCGGAGCGCCTGTCCGCGGTCAACGAGAAGATCGACGCGTTGCTCGGCGCCTGACGCGTCAGGCCAGCGAGTCGACCCAGGCGCGGTGCAGCGCGGCGTATCTGCCACCGCCGAGGATCAACTCGTCGGGGCGCCCGTCCTCCACGACGCGCCCGTGCTCGAGCACCAGGACTCGGTCGGCGATCTCGACCGTCGAGAGGCGGTGCGCGATCACCACCGCGGTGCGATCGGCGAGAACGGTGGCCAGTGCCCGCTGCACCAGCCGCTCGCTGGGGATGTCGAGTGACGAGGTCGCCTCGTCGAGGATCAGCACCGCCGGATCGGCGAGGAACGCCCGCGCGAACGCGATCAGCTGCCGCTGCCCCGCCGACAGCCGGCCGCCTCGCTTGGCGACGTCGGTGTCGTACCCGTCGACGAGCGCGCCGATGAACCGGTCTGCGCCAACGGCTTCGGCCGCCGCCCGCACCTCGGCGTCCGTCGCGTCGGGGCGGCCGAACCGGATGTTGTCGGCGATGCTGCCGACGAACATGAAGTTCTCCTGGGTCACCATCACCACGTGCTTGCGCAGGTCGGCCTGCGACAGCTCGCGCAGGTCGACGCCGTCGAGTGTGACCGACCCGGAAGTGGGGTCGTAGAACCGCGCGATCAGCTTGGCGATCGTGGTCTTGCCCGCACCGGTCGTGCCGACCAGGGCGACGGTCTGCCCCGCCGGAATGTGCAGGTCCAACCCCGGCAGCACCGGCCGGTCGGGCACGTAGCCGAACTCGACGTGGCGAAAGGCGATGTCGCCGTTGACCTTCGGTAGCTCGACGGGGTGTCGCGGATCCTGGATGCCGGGCGCCTCGGCCAGCACGCCCGCGATCTTCTCCAGCGCGGCGGCCGCCGACTGGAACGTGTTGAAGAACTGCGAGATCTCCTGCATGGGTTCGAAGAAGATCCGCAGGTACAGCAGGAACGCGGTGAGCGTGCCCAGCGTCATCTCACCATGCAGCACGCGGTAACCGCCGTAGAGCACGACCCCTCCGGTCGCGACGTTGCCGACCAGTCGGACCGACGGCATGAAGACCGCCAGCAGTTTGAACGCCCGCTCGTTGATGTTCTTGTAGTCGTCGGCGACGTCGGTGAAGATCTGCTGGTTGCGCAGTTCGCGACGGTAGGCCTGCACGGCCTTGATGCCGGTCATGGTCTCCACGAACTGCACGATCACGAGGGCCGCGCTCTCGCGCACCTTCTTGTACGTGCGCGCCGACTGGGTCCGGAACCACCACACCAGCAGCACCAGGATGGGGAACGCACAGAGGCACAGCAACCCCAGTCGCAGGTCGAGGACGACGAGCAGGACGGCGGTGCCGACGAGGGTCAGGATCGCCGTGATGAGACCGTCGAAACCCGTCTCCAGCATGTCCTGAATGGCTTCGACGTCGTTCGTCGAGCGCGCCACCACACGGCCCGACGTGTAACGGTCGTGGAACGCCACGTCGAGTCGCTGGAAGTGCCGGAAGATCCTGCGGCGCAACGTCAGCAGCACCTCTTGACCGATCCGCCCCGAGCGCCGCAGGAAGAACATCCGGCTCGTCGCCTGCACGACGACCACGCCGCACAGCGCGGCGACGATCAGCAGCAGCTCGCGGGCCGAGCCGCCGTCGACGATCGGCGGAATGCCGTGGTCGATGCCGCGCTGCACCAGCAGCGGCACCGAGAGGCGGGCCGCGTTCTCCACGACGATCACGATCGTCAGCAGCGCCACCAGCCCGGCGTACGGGCGCAACAACCCGCCCAGCAGCACGCGCGCCTCCCGGCGGCGGGAGATCGACTCGTCGATCGGCAGGTCGTCGTCGTCGTTGGTGACCGCGCGCCCGCGCCAGTCCGTGGTGCTCACCGGCTCTCCAGATACAGATGGTCGAGACGGTCGCGCTCGTCGTCCTCTTCCCATTCGGGATCGCGCTCCGCGCCGTCGTCGAGTTCGTCGTCGGCGGCGAGCAGGTAGCGGTAGGCGGGAGCGTCGTCGAGCAGCTCGGCGTGCGTGCCCACGCGCGTGATGGTGCCGTCCTGCAGCAGCGCCACGCGGTCGGCCAGCAGCACCGTCGACGCGCGGTTGGCGACGATCACGCCGGTCACCCTCCTGCGCTGCGTGCCCGCCTCCCGCCTGCCCAGCACCCGGCTCAGCGCCTCGGTCACGGCGGCCTCGGTGTGCACGTCCAGTGCGGACAGCGTGTCGTCGAGCACCAGGATCGACGGCGCCGCGAGCAGCGCCCGCGCCAGCGAAAGTCGTTGGCGCTGACCGCCCGACAGGCTCATCCCCTGCTCGCCGATCCGCGTGTCGAGACCGAACGGCAGGTCGTAGACGAAGTCGGCGGCCGCGACGTCGACGGCCTCGGCCAGCTCGGCATCGGTGGCGGGGTCCTCGGGCCCGCGGCCCAGGCGCAGGTTCTCGGCCACCGACATCGAGAACAGCGTCGGGTCCTCGAACGCGGTCGCCACCGCCTTGCGCAGCGCGGGCAAGCTCAGGTCGCGAATGTCCCTGCCGTCGACCAAGATCGAGCCCTCGGTGACGTCGTAGAGCCGCGACAGCAGCGCGACGAGCGCCGACTTGCCCGACCCCGTCGCACCGACCAACGCCAGCGTCTCCCCGGCTTCGACGGTGAGATTCAGATGCCTCAGCACCCACTTCTCGCTGTCGGGGAACCGGAACCCGACGTCGCGGAGTTCGAGCCGGCCGCCGCGCGGCGTCACGCGCTCGGGTCCGTCGCCGATCTCCCGTGGCGCGTCGAAGATCTCGACGACGCGGTTGGCGGCCGTCATCGCCTCCTGGGTCATCGACAGGAGGAAGCCGAGTGAGGCGATGGGCCACACCAGCGACAGCATCATCGTGATGAACGCGACGAGCGTGCCCATCGTCACCAGGCCGTGGCCCGCGGCGTAGGCGCCGAGGCCCAGCACGATGATGAGGCTGCCGCTGGGGATGGCCTCCAGCAGCGTCCAGAACTTCGCCTGCACGCCGACCTTGCCCACCTCGGTGTCGAACAGTGCGGTGGCGCGCTCGTCGAAACGTTCGTAGGCATACCCCTCGCGGCCGAACGCCTTGACCACGCGCAGTCCGAGCGCCTGCTCCTCGACGTGGGTGGCGACGTTGCCGGACTGGTCCTGCGCGGCGCGCGAGAGCTTGGTGAACTGCCGTTGGAAGTGCAGCACGGTCGCGGTGATCGGCACGATCGACACCACCACCACGACACCGAGCGGCCAGTACATCGCCAGCAGGATCCCGGTCACCGCGATGATCTGAATGATGTTGAGCAACAAGAACAACAGGCCGAACGAGAGGAACATGCGAATGGTGCTCAGGTCGTTCATCACCCGCGACAGCAGCTGCCCGGACTGCCAGCGGCCGTGGAACGACATCGGCAAGATCTGCAGCCGCGCATAGAGATCCTTGCGAATGTCGGCCTCGACGCCCATCGTGGCGCGGGCCACCAGCCAGCGGCGCACGAACCACAGCACGGCCTCCGACACCAGCACCGCCATCGCGGCCGAGCCGAGCAGCCACAGGTGCCGCTGGTCCTGGTGGCGTACGGGCCCGTCGATGACGGCTCTGGTCATCAGCGGAATGGCCACCGTCGCCACCAGACTGAGCAGCGCGGCGACGAGCATGGCCGTCCACCGGACCCGGTAGGGCTTGAGGTAGGGCAGCAGCCGCAGGAGGTCCGACGACGACCGGACGCGACGCGGCGGCGGCGCGAGCGACGGCTCGGACCGCAGACCGGGAGCCGTCATGCCGCCGCCTCGTCGTCGCGGAACTGGGTCTCGTACAGCGTCGTGTACCGCCCGCCCCTGGCGAGCAGTTGGGCGTGGGTGCCGCGCTCCACGATGCGGCCGTCCTCGACGACGAGGATGACGTCGGCCGCGCGGATGGTCGACAACCGGTGCGCGATCACGATCGACGTGCGACCGGCCAGCGCCTCGGTGAGGGCCTGCTGCACGGCCGCCTCGGATTCGGAGTCCAGCGACGCCGTCGCCTCGTCGAGCACGACGACGCGCGAGGAGCCGAGCAGCAGACGCGCGATGGTCAGCCGCTGGCGCTGACCGCCCGACAGGCGATATCCGCGCTCGCCGACGACGGTGTCGAGACCGTCGGGCATGTCGGCGACGACGTCGGCGAGCCGCGACCGGCGCAGGGCGTCCCACAGTTCGTCGTCCGACGCGCCGGGCGCGGCCAGGGTCAGGTTGGCCCGGATCGACTCGTGGAAGAGGTGACCGTCCTGGGTCACCACGCCGACGGTCTCCTTCAGCGAGGCGAACGTGACGTCGCGAACGTCGGTGCCGGACAACCGGACCGAACCGGAGTCGACGTCGTAGAGCCGCGCTACCAGGGAGGCGATGGTCGACTTGCCCGCACCGGAGGACCCCACCAGCGCGACCATCTGACCCGGCTGAGCCGTGAACGAAATGCCATGCAGCACTTCGTCACCGCCGCGGTCGTCGAGCACCGCGACCTCCTCCAGCGAGGCCAGCGACACCTTGTCCGCCGCGGGGTAGGAGAAGCGCACGTCGTCGAACTCGACGCTCACCGGACCCGTGGGCACCGCGACCGCGTCGTCGTCCTCCAGAATGAGCGGCACCAGGTCGAGCACCTCGAACACCCGCTCGAAACTGACCAGCGCGCTGGCGATTTCGACGTGCGCGTTGGCCAGCGCGGTCAGCGGCGCATACAGCCGGGTGAGCAGCAGTGCCAGCGAGACGATCGCGCCCGCCTGCAGGTGCCCCCCGATCGCGAGGACGCCGCCGAGGCCGTACACCAGCGCGAGCGCCAACGACGACATCAGCGTCAGCGAGTTCATGAAGGTGGCCTGCAGCATCGAGGTGCGCACGCCGATGTCGCGAACCCGGCCCGCTCGGGCCGCGAACTCACTCGATTCGCGCGCGGGATGGCCGAACAGCTTGATCAGGGTCGCGCCGGGAGCCGAGAACCGTTCCGTCATCTGGGTATTCATCGTCGCGTTGTAGATCGCGCTCTCGCGGCTCAGCTCGGCCATGCTGCGGCCGATGCGCCGGGCGGGCAGCAGGAACAGCGGCGTCAACACCAGTGACAGCACGGTGATCTGCCACGAGATGCCGAGCATGACGCCGAGCGTGAGCCCCAGCGTGACGAGATTGGACACGACGCCGGACAGCGTGTCGGAGAACGCGCGCTGCGCACCCATCACGTCGTTGCCCAACCTGCTGACGAGTGCGCCGGTCCTGGTCCTGGTGAAGAACGCCACCGGCATCCGCTGCACGTGGTCGAACACCGCGGTGCGCAGGTCGAGGATCATGCCCTCGCCGATCTGCGAGGACTGCCACCGGGTCAGCAGCCCGGTCGCGGCCTCGGCCAGGGCGACCGCGGCGATGACGGCGGCCAGCAGGACCACCGTGGTCGGCGTCCCGCCGTGCACGATCGCGTCGACCACCCGGCCCGCCAGGACCGGCGTCGACACCGCGAGCACGGCGCCCACCACGCTCACCGCGACGAACGCCCCGATGCGCCGGTGGTGTCTGGCCGAGAACGTCCAGATGCGCTGGAGCAGGGCACGGTTTGCCAGCGCGCGGAGGTCACCCCCGCGCGCGTTCCGCTGCCGGTACAGCGCCCGGCTCGCCGCGTATTCCATGCTCATGTCATCACCGTAGAACCTCAACAATTGATGAGGTCAATTCATTACCCTGCGATACCCTGCGATTCGCAGGTTGCTGCGTTGCGCTTAGCGCTCCTGAATGCACACAACCCGGGCGATCTAAACGATGCCGAAGTAGCCAATCACGCCGGCGATGGCCACGACGACGAGTGGATTGATCGACGTGCGGACGAAGATCACCGTGCAGACCGCCGTCAGCAGATACGTCCGCCAGTCGTGGTCGGCGGCCCTGCTCATCACCAGTGCCGACGCCAGGATCAGCCCCACGGTCAGCGGCGCGAGCCCCTTCTCGACGGCGAGCCGCCACCGGCTTTGCTCGGCCCGCTGCCAGAACAGCGTGATGGCGTACACCAGCGACGCGGCGGGCACCACCATCGCGACCGTGGCGATCACGCCGCCGAGGATCCCGCCGAGCACGCCGCCGACGGGCAGCCCCGCCGCGTAGCCGACCATCCCGACGATCAGGATGCTCGGCCCCGGCGTGGTCTGCGAGATGGAGAACAGGTCGGCGAACTGGCCGTCGGTCAGCCACCGATGCTGGTGGACCGCGCGCAGGTGCATCTCCGGCAACACCGCATTGCCCCCGCCGAAGGACATCAGCGACAGCGAACCGAACAGCACGACCAGCTGCAGATACGTGCTCACTGTTCGGCCTGCTCGGTACGTCGGCGCGGCCACGCCCAGATCAGGCCGAGCGGCGCCACGATGGCCAGCGTCAGGAGCAGCGGCCACCGCAGCACGCCGTTGAGCACGAACGCCGTGGCGAACAGCGCGATCGGCACCACCCCGGTCAGGCACTTCCTGCCGGTCTGGATCACCATCGTCAGCGTCATCGCCACGGCGGCCGCCGACGCCCCGTGCAGCACGCCCTTGACGGCGGGGACCTCCTTGAACGTGAAGTACAGCCACGCCAGCGCCAGCACGATCACCAACGGCACCAGGCAAAGACCGATGAGTGCGGCGATCGCGCCCGGCACGGCCCGCATCTTCGTGCCGGCGAACACGGCCATGTTCACCTGGTTGGCGCCGGGCAGGATTCGGCACATCGTCATCGCCGACAGGAACTCCGCCTCACCGAGCCACTGCTTCTCGACGACGAGGACCTCGCGCGACCACGCCGAGAGCCCGCCGCCGAACGACGCCAGCGCGATGTGGTTGAACGTGACGGCCAGCTCGACGAGGGAGACCCGCTCCGGCTCCGTCACTCGTGGACGAGTTCGGGATCGTGCGGGAAGTCGTCCTCCTCGTGGCCGATGGAGTCCAGCGGATCGGGCGGCGCGTAGGCGTGCGACTGCGCCCAGTCCTCCTCGAACGTCGCCCCGAGCCGCGCGACGACGGCCGGGTCGTCGATCGTGATGCCCAGCTCGCGACGCAGGTCGAAGGCGCTGCGGTCGATGTTCATGGAACCCACCAGCGCGCGCTGGCCGTCGACGATGAGCAGTTTCGCGTGCACCCTGAGGTTCTTCTGCTTGTGCACCTTGGCGCCGAAGCGCCGCAGCGTGCGCAGCGAGGCGAACGTGTCGAGGACGTCCCACTCGCTGATGCCGTGCTTGCCGCCACACAGCACGTGCACCTTCACGCCGCGCTCGATCGCGGCCGCCAGGTGGTCGGTGATGACGGCGTCGACGAACTTGGGGTGCTGAACGTCGATGCGGTGCACCGCGGTGTCGATGAAGCGGGCCATGTGAAAGCGCGAATTGGAGTTGCTCCACAGCAGACCCCGATACGCCGTGGGGACCCAGTCCTCGTGGTTCCAGTCGGCGTCGAAGACCTCGACGATCTGCGCGACGTGTGCGGGGTCGGTGATGATCACGCCGTAGTCCCGCGTCGCCGTGAAGTACTTGAGGCACATGTTGAACGTCGCGACGAGCGCGACCTTCTCGTCGACCACCATCGACTTCTCGTGCGTGACGTAGAACTTCGGGTTGGCCCACCGCACGTCGATGCCCGCGGCGCAAAACCGTTCGTAGGTCTCGTCGTTCGCGCGGTCGCCCCCGGACCGCGCCGCGTTCAGCATGACGCGCACGTCCACGCCGGCCCGCCGGCGTTCCAGCACCGCGTCGATGAGGGTCTCGTCGGTGAACGTGAACTGCTTGATCAACAGCGACGTCCGGGCCGAGGCGATGAAGTCGACGACCGGACCGACACCGTCGTCCGGTTCGACGATCAGACGGGGGCCACTCGGCTGCACGAGAGTTGAAGCTAGCACTCAGCAGGACCCATTCGCTTTGCCAATGCGTAAATTTGCGAGGCCCGTGTCTCCCCCGGCCAGCACGCGCCTACCGCACCGCGCCGAGGGCATCAGGCAAGATGACCCCATGGAGATGGGAGCCAGCGGTACCGCGTCGCCCCGAGTGCTCGTGGTGGACGACGACCCCGACGTGCTCGCCTCACTCGAACGCGGGCTGCGGCTGTCCGGCTTCGACGTCACGACCGCGGTCGACGGCGCCGAGGCGTTGCGCAGCGCCACCGAGACCCGGCCCGACGCCATCGTGCTCGACATCAACATGCCCATCCTGGACGGCGTCTCCGTGGTGACCGCGCTGCGCGCCATGGACAACGACGTCCCCGTCTGCGTGCTGTCGGCCCGCAGCTCCGTCGACGACCGGGTCGCGGGCCTGGAGGCCGGCGCCGACGACTACCTCGTCAAGCCGTTCGTCTTGGCCGAGCTGGTGGCCAGGGTCAAGGCCCTGCTGCGCCGCCGCGGCGCCACCGCGACGTTCTCCTCGGAGACGATCTCCGTCGGCCCCCTAGAGGTCGACATTCCCGGCAGGCGCGCGCGCGTCAACGGCGCCGACGTCGACCTGACGAAGCGCGAATTCGACCTCCTGGCCGTCCTCGCCGAGCACAAGACCGCCGTGCTGTCGCGGGCCCAGCTGCTGGAGCTGGTGTGGGGCTACGACTTCGCCGCGGACACCAACGTCGTCGACGTGTTCATCGGGTACCTCCGCCGCAAGCTCGAAGCGGGCGGCGCCCCGCGGCTGCTGCACACGGTGCGGGGCGTGGGATTCGTGCTGAGGCAGCAGTGACGAGCGCTTGCGCGAGGAACCGGCGGCCAGTGACGAGCGCTTGCGCGAGGAACCGGCGGGGTTGAGCACATGGACTTCCTGTCACACGTGTTCCGGCGGACACCGTCGCTGCGGACGCGCGTGGCCTTCGCCACCGCCATCGCGGCCGCGATCGTGGTGGGCATCGTCGGCGCGATCGTGTGGATCGGCATCACCAACGACCGCAAGGAACGCCTGGACCGTCGGCTCGACGAGGCCGCGGGCTTCGCGATCCCCTTCCTGCCCCGCGGCCTCGACCAGATTCCCAAGTCCCCCAATGACCAGGACGCCGTCATCACGGTGCGACGCGCGGGCGGACAGGTCACGTCGAACTCGGACGTGACGTTGCCGGAGCTGCCCGCCGGCTACGCCGACACCACGATCGACGGCGTGCGCTACCGGGTGCGGACCGTGCAACTGGTCGGCCCGCAGGGTCCGATGACGGCGGCGGTCGGCGCCACGTACGACGCGACGATCGCCGACACCAACAACCTGCACCGCCGGGTGATCATGATCTGCTCGGGCGCGATCGGCGCTGCGGCGGTGGCGGGTTGGCTGCTGGCGGCCTTCGCAGTGCGGCCGCTGAAGCGGCTCGCGCAGCAGACCCGCGCGATCGACGTGGGCGGCGAGGCGCCCGACATCGACGTCCGTGGCGCGACCGAGGCGGTCGAGATCGCCGACGCGGTCAACGGCATGGTGCAGCGCATCTGGCAGGAGCAGGACCGCACCAAGGCCGCGCTGGTCTCCTCGCGTGACTTCGCGGCCGTGACGTCGCACGAACTGCGCACCCCGCTGACGGCGATGCGGACCAACCTCGAGGTGCTCGCCACCCTGGACCTCGCCGAGGATCAGCGCAAGGAAGTGCTCAACGACGTCATCCGCACGCAGACGCGCATCGAGTCGACGCTGTGGGCCATCGAAAGGCTGGCGCAGGGCGAACTCTCGACCTCCGATGACCACGTGCCCGTCGACATCACCGAACTCCTCGACCGCGCCGCCCATGACGCGATGCGCGTGTATCCCGACCTCGACGTGTCGCTGGTGCCGGCGCCCACCGTCATCCTGGTGGGCCTGCCCGCGGGGCTGCGGCTGTCGGTGGACAACGCCATCGCCAACGCCGTGAAGCACGGCGGCGCGCATCGAATCCAGTTGTCGGCGGTCAGTTCCCGGGCCGGTGTGGAGATCGCGATCGACGACGACGGTGTCGGCATTCCCGAGGAGGAGCGCAAGGTCGTCTTCGAACGGTTCTCCCGCGGTTCGACGGCCTCCCACTCCGGCTCCGGCCTCGGTCTGGCACTGGTGGCCCAGCAGGCCGAATTGCACGGTGGCAGTGCGTCTTT
This region includes:
- a CDS encoding ABC transporter ATP-binding protein → MTAPGLRSEPSLAPPPRRVRSSSDLLRLLPYLKPYRVRWTAMLVAALLSLVATVAIPLMTRAVIDGPVRHQDQRHLWLLGSAAMAVLVSEAVLWFVRRWLVARATMGVEADIRKDLYARLQILPMSFHGRWQSGQLLSRVMNDLSTIRMFLSFGLLFLLLNIIQIIAVTGILLAMYWPLGVVVVVSIVPITATVLHFQRQFTKLSRAAQDQSGNVATHVEEQALGLRVVKAFGREGYAYERFDERATALFDTEVGKVGVQAKFWTLLEAIPSGSLIIVLGLGAYAAGHGLVTMGTLVAFITMMLSLVWPIASLGFLLSMTQEAMTAANRVVEIFDAPREIGDGPERVTPRGGRLELRDVGFRFPDSEKWVLRHLNLTVEAGETLALVGATGSGKSALVALLSRLYDVTEGSILVDGRDIRDLSLPALRKAVATAFEDPTLFSMSVAENLRLGRGPEDPATDAELAEAVDVAAADFVYDLPFGLDTRIGEQGMSLSGGQRQRLSLARALLAAPSILVLDDTLSALDVHTEAAVTEALSRVLGRREAGTQRRRVTGVIVANRASTVLLADRVALLQDGTITRVGTHAELLDDAPAYRYLLAADDELDDGAERDPEWEEDDERDRLDHLYLESR
- a CDS encoding ABC transporter ATP-binding protein; the protein is MSMEYAASRALYRQRNARGGDLRALANRALLQRIWTFSARHHRRIGAFVAVSVVGAVLAVSTPVLAGRVVDAIVHGGTPTTVVLLAAVIAAVALAEAATGLLTRWQSSQIGEGMILDLRTAVFDHVQRMPVAFFTRTRTGALVSRLGNDVMGAQRAFSDTLSGVVSNLVTLGLTLGVMLGISWQITVLSLVLTPLFLLPARRIGRSMAELSRESAIYNATMNTQMTERFSAPGATLIKLFGHPARESSEFAARAGRVRDIGVRTSMLQATFMNSLTLMSSLALALVYGLGGVLAIGGHLQAGAIVSLALLLTRLYAPLTALANAHVEIASALVSFERVFEVLDLVPLILEDDDAVAVPTGPVSVEFDDVRFSYPAADKVSLASLEEVAVLDDRGGDEVLHGISFTAQPGQMVALVGSSGAGKSTIASLVARLYDVDSGSVRLSGTDVRDVTFASLKETVGVVTQDGHLFHESIRANLTLAAPGASDDELWDALRRSRLADVVADMPDGLDTVVGERGYRLSGGQRQRLTIARLLLGSSRVVVLDEATASLDSESEAAVQQALTEALAGRTSIVIAHRLSTIRAADVILVVEDGRIVERGTHAQLLARGGRYTTLYETQFRDDEAAA
- a CDS encoding chromate transporter, with translation MSTYLQLVVLFGSLSLMSFGGGNAVLPEMHLRAVHQHRWLTDGQFADLFSISQTTPGPSILIVGMVGYAAGLPVGGVLGGILGGVIATVAMVVPAASLVYAITLFWQRAEQSRWRLAVEKGLAPLTVGLILASALVMSRAADHDWRTYLLTAVCTVIFVRTSINPLVVVAIAGVIGYFGIV
- a CDS encoding chromate transporter, producing the protein MTEPERVSLVELAVTFNHIALASFGGGLSAWSREVLVVEKQWLGEAEFLSAMTMCRILPGANQVNMAVFAGTKMRAVPGAIAALIGLCLVPLVIVLALAWLYFTFKEVPAVKGVLHGASAAAVAMTLTMVIQTGRKCLTGVVPIALFATAFVLNGVLRWPLLLTLAIVAPLGLIWAWPRRRTEQAEQ
- a CDS encoding phospholipase D-like domain-containing protein, which codes for MQPSGPRLIVEPDDGVGPVVDFIASARTSLLIKQFTFTDETLIDAVLERRRAGVDVRVMLNAARSGGDRANDETYERFCAAGIDVRWANPKFYVTHEKSMVVDEKVALVATFNMCLKYFTATRDYGVIITDPAHVAQIVEVFDADWNHEDWVPTAYRGLLWSNSNSRFHMARFIDTAVHRIDVQHPKFVDAVITDHLAAAIERGVKVHVLCGGKHGISEWDVLDTFASLRTLRRFGAKVHKQKNLRVHAKLLIVDGQRALVGSMNIDRSAFDLRRELGITIDDPAVVARLGATFEEDWAQSHAYAPPDPLDSIGHEEDDFPHDPELVHE